DNA from Sorex araneus isolate mSorAra2 chromosome 6, mSorAra2.pri, whole genome shotgun sequence:
TGCTCCATCGGAGTCTCAATTGATTGCTACAGTGGGAACACGGTGGGGGGGTCCTGCACATGTAGAAAGCTGACAGGTTGGCACCGTGTTCAGAGCACCCTGGGACCTTGGTCCTCAGCTTGGCCTCCCTGTAAAGTTGCTGAAGCCCACCAAGGGGACTGGGGTCTCTGGCTCCATTGCCTGACGGGCAGCCCCAGCCTCAGTTCAGAGGGATGGGTCACTGATACTGTTGCTTGCACCTCTAGTGGGCGACAGCGCCCCGGCCATGGTTACTACCTGACTCTGCGCCCCAGTGAAGCTCTTGAACAAACTGGCATTAAAGGGGTGAGTGTGTTTGGGGTGAGGACTGCGGAATTTGTATAAAGGCAGCCAGGTCGCCCCAAACTTCAGGGGCATCTCCCAGTTGGCTGACTAGCTTCGATGAACCTGCTGAGTAGGCCCGATCCCCCAGACCGTGTCAGGTTCCCGGTGCCAGCTCGAGGGGGTCTCAGGTTCAAATTGGAGCAGACGGGGCTTGGAGGGGGGGCCTGCACCTTCAGCCCCCCCCCGCTCCCTCCCCCGTTGGGTGTCCAGGCGTAGGCGCCGCCCCTGCAGTCCCTGCGCCCTCTTTGATGTGCAGATGCGGCCGGGAGGGGCCCCCTTCACACCTCCAGCCGGGCATAAAGTGGCCGCGGGGCGGCCTCGGACTGCAGAGCCCCCGCCGCCAAGATGGCCCAGCCCCagtgcccgccgcccgccgccgccgccgcgccctgGGTCCTCCCCGCGGGCTGGCGCCCCGCGACGCCGCCGTCCTCGGCCCCCGGGCCGGTCCCTGCGGCAGCGCCCCGCGCCCCGACggccccgggccgggcgcgccccgcgccccgcggcggCCAGAGGCGCAGCGCCAGCGAGCGCGAGAAACTGCGCATGCGCACGCTGGCCCGCGCGTTGCTCCGGCTGCGCCGCTTCCTGCCGCCGTCGGTGGCGCCCGCCGGCCAGAGCCTCACCAAGATCGAGACCCTGCGCCTGGCCATCCGCTACATCGGCCACCTGTCGGCCGTGCTGGGCCTGAGCGACGCgcggctgcagcagcagcagcggcagcggcagcagcggcggcggcggcagcgggccAGCCCCGGGGACTGCCCGCTGTGCCCCGACGTCCCCATCCAGGCCGCCTGGGGGTCTCCAGCCGTCCGCCCGCGAGCCCTGGTGTCGCCCGACCCTCCGGCGTTCCACGTTGAGGCCGTTTGGCCCGAAGGACCGTCGGCGGAACCGGGTCCCTCGTCCCCGGTTGGTACCCGCTGCTCccgctcccacccccatcccagcgcGTCCGCGGGGAGGGAGAGGCGGCGCGCGCGGGACGCTGAGTCGGCGCTGTGGCCCGTGTTCCCGCAGCTCTTTCCCGGAGACGTGCTGGCCCTGCTGGAAAGCTGGACGGCCCTGGAGTGGCCGCCCGCTTGAGCGACCATCGCGGGACCGGACAGCGACGTGCATGGTCAACTCGACGCCGCTCGGGTCCTCAGCGCCTTCACAGCGTCCTGGAAGCAAGACCTGGCTCAGCCGGTGTGAACGGTTGGTCCTGAACCACAGGAGCTGACCACAGCCCCAGCCACGGAGCCCCCGACCAGGAGGCCTCGCCAGGCCGCGGAGCCCTACGGTCACAGACACCCCCGCCACGgcgctccccctctctccctctccccatccacgGTGTCCTCGCCCACGGGGCACCGGCGCCTCGGCCTCgcttgtctttatttatttgtgaataaaCTGCTTGTTCTGGTGCCCGCCTGCcagttcttttcttcctcctccgcCTCCCGGATCACGGCCAGGGAGACTCCAGATCCAGGGGGGGTTGGTCAGACCTCACGGAGCCCCCAACCCTGGCCTTTGGTCTCCAACTCCAGTATCTCTGGGGGTGACGGTGGTGGGATATTAATCGTGTCCATATTTTTTTGACATGATGGGGAGCTGCATAAAGTTCAAATATCTGTGTGCATGGGGTCCCCTGCACAGTTTTACACCAACAACTTTTGTTCCCCTTTGGGGGGGATTCTAcacctggttctggactcagggatcatttctctgGAGGTCATATGGGGACTCTTGGGTTGAACTAGAGTCAGTTGCGTGCCAGGAGGCGCATCCCCCTGTACTACCCAGAAACATCTTACTAAAGGCTCAGCACCTACACACTGCAGCGCCTTCtgcctgggttcgagtcccacgAAGATCAGCTCCCCTGGGGCAGGACTCCCAGACAGGTCCTCTCAGATGTCCAGAGTCCTCCCAAGACTTCCCTGTCTGGGGAATTGAGGGCTGATTTCCCTCCCCTGTGACTTGGGGTGACAAAAGCATCACCTGGCTTGCTTACACCTGAGGGAGGGTagctgggctgggagggggcaccCAGCGGCTTATCCTGTCTACTGCTCACCAGAAGCAGCTTCACTGCGGTTTAGGGCAGGACTCAGGACCTGTCCTCAGGGCTCTGTGGGCCTCTGGGGGTGGAGGACACTGGGGAAGTGTGGACCCTGCGGCAGTGGCCTCTGCCTAG
Protein-coding regions in this window:
- the MESP1 gene encoding mesoderm posterior protein 1 translates to MAQPQCPPPAAAAAPWVLPAGWRPATPPSSAPGPVPAAAPRAPTAPGRARPAPRGGQRRSASEREKLRMRTLARALLRLRRFLPPSVAPAGQSLTKIETLRLAIRYIGHLSAVLGLSDARLQQQQRQRQQRRRRQRASPGDCPLCPDVPIQAAWGSPAVRPRALVSPDPPAFHVEAVWPEGPSAEPGPSSPVGTRCSRSHPHPSASAGRERRRARDAESALWPVFPQLFPGDVLALLESWTALEWPPA